A window of Formosa sp. Hel1_31_208 contains these coding sequences:
- a CDS encoding nucleoside-diphosphate sugar epimerase/dehydratase, translating to MIKRLLQDISHKYASKWMVMLFDLSIVAFTFIAAYVIRFNFILDFDFVTMFKQIPFVFLAGLISFLMVGSYKGVVRFTGFKDVINIIIGVNILATILIITTFFSRRFHYDGIFNISGSIIYIHLLLNILFLVGFKLFIKSMYNKLMQDFETQKRTLIFGAGSSGMITYDAISNDPKNSHVVVGFIDDNDSKIGKKINTLSVYSLDKLSKKFVEKNNIEEVVISIQNIESARLLQVSGFLFELGLTVKIVPPIQHWIDGDLSVGQIKEVNIEDLLGRDPISISNPALMDEYENQIILITGAAGSIGSEIARKATNYNYKKLILLDSAESPLYDLQQEFIQNGVKNFIAIVGDVRDFKRMEQLFETHKPKILFHAAAYKHVPLMENNPYEAVSVNINGTRHMASLSVKHGVNKFVLISTDKAVNPTNVMGATKRIAELYVTCLQGKGQTKFITTRFGNVLGSNGSVIPLFKKQIDAGGPLTVTHKEITRYFMTISEACQLVLEAATMGNGGEIFVFDMGESVKIFDLAKNMIILSGLRYPEDIDITICGLRPGEKIYEELLADGENTRATYHEKIMIAKTKDIDVLSISNKISNLCTVNSKSQSLEIVSLIKEIIPEYISNNSKYEVLDSKK from the coding sequence ATGATTAAGCGGCTATTACAAGACATATCGCACAAATATGCCTCCAAATGGATGGTCATGCTTTTCGATTTAAGTATCGTAGCATTTACCTTTATTGCGGCTTATGTAATCAGGTTTAATTTTATATTAGATTTTGATTTTGTGACCATGTTTAAGCAGATTCCTTTTGTGTTTCTCGCTGGACTTATCAGTTTTTTAATGGTAGGCTCATACAAAGGTGTGGTACGTTTTACAGGGTTTAAAGATGTTATCAATATTATAATTGGGGTTAATATTCTCGCCACAATTCTTATCATCACTACCTTTTTTAGTAGACGCTTCCATTATGATGGTATCTTTAATATTTCAGGATCCATTATCTACATTCATTTATTACTTAATATCCTCTTCCTTGTTGGCTTTAAGCTATTTATAAAATCAATGTACAACAAGTTGATGCAAGATTTTGAAACGCAGAAGCGAACGTTAATATTTGGTGCTGGAAGCTCTGGAATGATTACGTATGATGCTATTTCTAATGATCCTAAAAACAGTCACGTTGTTGTTGGTTTTATTGATGACAATGACAGTAAAATAGGTAAAAAAATAAATACCCTTTCGGTTTATAGTTTAGATAAGCTCTCGAAAAAATTTGTTGAAAAAAACAACATCGAGGAAGTGGTTATATCCATTCAAAACATTGAGTCTGCTAGACTTTTACAAGTTTCTGGTTTTCTATTTGAATTGGGGCTAACCGTAAAAATAGTTCCTCCTATCCAGCATTGGATTGATGGTGATTTGAGTGTGGGTCAAATTAAAGAGGTGAATATTGAAGACCTTCTTGGGCGTGATCCTATTTCGATTAGTAATCCGGCGTTAATGGATGAATACGAAAATCAAATTATCCTTATTACGGGAGCTGCTGGCTCAATAGGAAGTGAAATAGCGCGAAAAGCGACCAATTACAATTACAAAAAGCTCATTCTTTTAGATAGTGCCGAATCACCTTTATACGATTTACAGCAAGAGTTTATTCAAAATGGGGTTAAGAATTTTATCGCTATTGTTGGTGATGTTAGAGATTTTAAACGCATGGAACAGCTCTTTGAAACGCATAAACCCAAGATACTTTTTCATGCTGCTGCCTATAAACACGTGCCTCTAATGGAAAACAATCCGTATGAAGCAGTAAGCGTGAATATAAACGGCACGCGACATATGGCGAGTTTATCAGTGAAGCATGGGGTCAATAAATTTGTTTTAATTTCTACAGATAAAGCTGTTAACCCTACAAATGTTATGGGTGCAACCAAGCGTATTGCCGAATTGTACGTGACCTGTTTACAAGGCAAAGGACAAACAAAATTTATCACTACGCGCTTTGGAAATGTATTAGGCTCTAACGGATCAGTCATTCCGCTGTTTAAAAAACAAATTGATGCTGGTGGACCACTTACGGTCACACACAAAGAGATTACGCGTTATTTCATGACAATTTCCGAAGCCTGTCAGCTTGTTTTAGAAGCGGCAACTATGGGTAATGGCGGTGAGATATTTGTGTTTGATATGGGCGAATCTGTGAAAATATTTGATCTCGCTAAAAACATGATTATTCTTTCTGGGTTGCGCTATCCTGAAGATATCGATATCACAATTTGTGGATTACGTCCAGGTGAAAAAATTTATGAGGAACTGCTTGCCGATGGTGAAAACACTAGAGCGACCTATCATGAAAAAATTATGATTGCTAAAACAAAAGACATTGATGTGCTGAGCATTAGTAATAAGATTTCTAATTTATGTACTGTAAATTCGAAATCCCAAAGTCTTGAAATTGTTTCACTCATCAAGGAAATCATCCCAGAATACATATCTAATAATTCTAAGTACGAAGTATTAGATTCGAAAAAATAA
- a CDS encoding polysaccharide biosynthesis/export family protein has protein sequence MNTHSNLKYSIKLLSIFILIIASSCGSRKEIVYFQDEPLKENRQLDNMFELTYKTNDILTIDVSSIEPAAVMPFNLSPVSYANNNNGNNNLNANGNLLRQTYLVDPKGNIEFPVLGTIKVGGLTRAQVTEMLKGKLREYVTDAIVNIRLINFTVTVLGEVNNPGTYTIQDERISLSEALGLAGDLTIYGKRDNVFLIREVDGKKKFAKFDLTSINVVNSSVYYLSQNDVIYVEPNNARIKTSSYNPNTGVLISAIGTLATIVAIFVVR, from the coding sequence ATGAATACACATTCTAACTTAAAATATTCAATCAAACTTTTATCTATTTTCATTCTAATAATAGCCTCATCTTGTGGCTCTAGGAAAGAAATTGTCTATTTTCAAGACGAACCCTTAAAAGAAAATCGTCAATTAGATAATATGTTTGAATTAACGTATAAAACTAATGATATACTCACTATTGATGTGTCTTCTATTGAGCCTGCTGCTGTAATGCCTTTTAATTTATCACCTGTATCTTATGCCAACAATAACAACGGGAACAATAATTTAAATGCCAACGGAAACCTTTTAAGACAGACCTATTTGGTAGATCCTAAGGGTAATATTGAATTCCCTGTTCTTGGTACTATCAAGGTCGGTGGACTTACAAGAGCCCAAGTGACTGAAATGTTAAAAGGAAAGCTAAGAGAATATGTAACAGATGCTATCGTAAATATTAGACTCATTAACTTTACGGTTACCGTTTTGGGAGAAGTTAATAATCCAGGAACCTATACCATACAAGATGAACGAATTTCTTTATCAGAAGCTCTTGGATTAGCCGGAGATTTAACGATATATGGAAAAAGAGATAATGTCTTTTTAATTCGAGAAGTAGACGGAAAAAAGAAATTTGCCAAATTTGATTTGACATCTATAAATGTGGTAAACTCTTCTGTTTATTATTTGTCTCAAAATGACGTTATCTATGTGGAACCAAATAATGCAAGAATTAAAACCTCATCGTACAACCCGAACACAGGAGTATTAATTTCTGCCATTGGCACATTAGCAACCATTGTTGCCATTTTTGTTGTACGCTAA
- a CDS encoding polysaccharide biosynthesis tyrosine autokinase: MNTNITNSIQNEFRDKVDLFVSKWKLILACLLIALGIAFVYLRYANYQYEATAIIKINSEKQSQQLPEISAIQNYGMFSSDFSNITDEIEIIKSRTLVRQVVEDLKLNIKYYVKGKIKEQEVYKNPPVVLNFFASDSIINNVDTTFYLKVKSPNKFTLSNEEGNELLNIESSNAKQYDFGDRISSGFGDFIITPNVGKYKIQTGTSLKIELSNIDQVVERYQKKLLTTNEKGSNIIKIILNENIKYKAALILDKLVEKYNNDVIEDKEKIVTATSDFINNRLNVVSNELEQVDFTAENLQKNNRLTALASQADIFLQSEKANDVKIITTSNQIQLIDYMKDHLKDSDSDSDLLPADVGIADNSVMQITKSHNELVLQRDRILKNSTEKNPTVINLNEQINALKQNLNQSLDNIKSANEITLNSLNKEDARISSQIYSAPGKARQFRDVKRQQDIKESLYLYLLQKREETAISQGMSSPNAKIIDNAYVDVNPVDPKPTIVYLASIILGLLVPVGFIYLKDILNTNIENRKDLAKVLDIPFLGDIPLSSKKKLMIQKVDYSPKAEAFRIIRANINFILQDHSSNCKTLFVTSTTAQEGKSHTSTNLAQSFSFSEKKVLLLETDIRVPRVNDYLNIKADKGLTDFISDKSLSIHDVTKKVKDNAFLDVIPSGAIPPNPAELLMSNRVNALFEEAKKTYDYIVVDTAAVGLVTDTLLISDHADMFIYVVSVNSIDKRELHIAQTLYDEKRLPNMALLLNGTIKKKGYGYGYGNNPRSKKKWYSKVFGR, translated from the coding sequence ATGAATACCAATATAACCAATAGTATACAGAACGAATTTAGAGACAAAGTTGATTTATTTGTTTCAAAATGGAAGTTGATTTTAGCATGTTTACTCATAGCCCTAGGTATTGCTTTTGTGTACCTGAGATATGCCAACTATCAATATGAAGCTACGGCCATCATAAAGATAAATAGTGAAAAGCAATCGCAACAACTGCCTGAAATTTCAGCCATACAAAACTATGGGATGTTTTCTTCTGATTTCAGTAATATAACCGATGAGATTGAAATTATTAAATCAAGAACACTCGTTCGTCAAGTTGTTGAAGACCTAAAGCTAAATATAAAATACTATGTGAAAGGAAAAATTAAAGAGCAGGAAGTCTATAAAAACCCACCTGTTGTGCTTAACTTCTTTGCAAGTGACTCTATCATTAATAACGTAGATACTACATTTTACTTAAAGGTTAAATCTCCTAATAAATTCACATTATCAAATGAAGAAGGAAATGAACTTTTAAATATTGAAAGCTCTAACGCAAAACAATATGATTTTGGAGATCGCATATCTTCAGGCTTTGGGGATTTTATTATTACTCCAAATGTTGGGAAATATAAAATTCAAACTGGTACTAGTTTAAAAATTGAATTATCTAATATTGATCAAGTTGTTGAGCGCTACCAAAAGAAGCTTCTGACCACAAATGAAAAAGGATCTAATATTATTAAAATAATTTTAAACGAGAACATTAAGTATAAAGCAGCATTAATATTAGATAAGCTTGTTGAAAAATACAATAATGATGTAATTGAAGATAAAGAAAAAATTGTAACTGCGACTTCAGATTTTATAAATAACCGACTTAACGTAGTTTCTAATGAATTAGAACAAGTAGACTTTACAGCAGAAAACCTTCAAAAAAACAATAGGTTAACTGCTTTAGCCTCGCAGGCAGATATATTTTTGCAAAGTGAAAAGGCTAATGATGTTAAAATTATTACGACGTCAAATCAAATTCAGTTAATTGATTATATGAAAGATCATTTAAAAGACAGTGATTCTGACAGTGATCTTTTACCAGCAGATGTTGGAATTGCTGATAATTCTGTAATGCAAATCACAAAAAGTCATAATGAACTTGTGCTTCAGCGTGATCGTATTTTAAAGAACTCTACTGAAAAGAACCCTACGGTTATCAATTTAAATGAGCAAATTAATGCCTTAAAACAAAATTTGAATCAAAGTTTAGATAATATTAAATCTGCAAATGAAATTACATTAAACTCACTTAATAAAGAAGATGCCAGAATAAGTTCTCAAATCTATTCAGCTCCAGGAAAGGCCAGACAGTTTAGAGACGTTAAGCGTCAACAAGATATTAAAGAATCCCTGTATTTATATTTATTGCAAAAACGAGAAGAAACGGCCATATCACAAGGCATGTCTTCACCTAATGCAAAGATTATTGACAATGCATATGTTGATGTTAATCCCGTAGATCCGAAACCGACAATTGTGTATTTGGCTTCTATTATACTTGGTTTGTTAGTACCTGTTGGGTTTATTTATTTAAAAGACATATTAAACACGAATATTGAAAACAGAAAGGATTTAGCTAAAGTTTTAGATATTCCATTTTTAGGAGACATTCCTTTATCGAGTAAGAAGAAACTGATGATTCAAAAAGTTGATTATTCTCCTAAAGCGGAAGCATTTCGAATTATTAGAGCGAATATTAACTTCATTCTTCAAGATCATAGTAGTAATTGTAAAACGTTATTTGTTACCTCTACGACGGCTCAAGAAGGGAAATCTCATACATCAACGAACCTTGCTCAATCTTTCTCTTTTTCTGAAAAGAAAGTACTGCTGTTAGAAACAGATATTAGAGTTCCAAGAGTCAATGATTATTTAAACATAAAGGCAGATAAAGGATTAACCGACTTTATTTCAGACAAGTCCTTAAGTATACATGATGTGACTAAAAAGGTTAAAGACAATGCGTTTTTAGATGTAATTCCTTCAGGAGCTATTCCGCCAAATCCTGCAGAATTATTGATGAGTAATCGCGTCAATGCGCTTTTTGAAGAGGCTAAAAAAACGTATGATTATATTGTTGTAGATACTGCTGCCGTGGGTTTAGTTACCGATACACTACTTATTAGTGATCATGCAGATATGTTTATTTATGTTGTGAGTGTGAATAGTATTGACAAACGCGAATTGCATATTGCTCAAACGCTTTACGATGAAAAACGATTACCTAATATGGCGTTACTTTTAAATGGTACCATTAAAAAGAAAGGTTATGGCTACGGGTATGGGAATAACCCAAGGTCTAAAAAGAAGTGGTATTCTAAAGTCTTTGGAAGGTAA
- a CDS encoding GNAT family N-acetyltransferase — protein sequence MKTNPYTSHTFENIWTQHYCKGKTVHSFEFFQNIKFSKTKKWPIYVNLGKNFTNGMNYSVDAKKRDFKGKVALIYDVPSFYDINFPEHHQIKLKKVKQYDGFYGDLSGFNTIDDVILANFSSSKSRYNFRRSLKQLHETADLQWTVYYGSIEKETYHREMAVFKSLLNKRFDDKNVFNTVLPMWAFFKDLIYEMIIEKRVVMNVLYNGTEPIAMSINFVSEDSISVAIRTFDIDYNKLNIGNIEIYKLIEWCLANDIKIIDFSKGENYYKKRWTDTQYHYDFHIIYDSKSLVSRLLGNILVRFFKFKQYLRDKNVNSLYVKLKHFKKRLLRQS from the coding sequence ATGAAGACGAACCCTTATACTTCACACACATTTGAGAACATTTGGACTCAGCATTACTGCAAAGGAAAGACGGTTCATTCTTTTGAGTTTTTTCAGAATATTAAGTTTTCTAAAACGAAGAAGTGGCCTATTTATGTCAATTTAGGAAAAAACTTTACCAATGGCATGAACTATAGTGTAGATGCCAAGAAAAGAGATTTCAAAGGTAAAGTGGCATTAATCTATGATGTGCCAAGTTTTTATGATATTAATTTCCCAGAACACCATCAAATTAAACTAAAAAAAGTAAAACAATATGATGGGTTTTATGGAGATTTAAGTGGGTTCAATACAATTGATGATGTAATTTTAGCAAATTTCAGTTCATCAAAGAGCAGATACAATTTTAGACGGAGTTTAAAACAACTTCATGAAACCGCAGATCTTCAATGGACGGTTTACTATGGGTCGATTGAGAAAGAGACCTATCATCGCGAAATGGCCGTTTTTAAATCGTTGCTAAATAAGCGTTTTGATGACAAGAATGTCTTTAATACAGTCTTACCAATGTGGGCCTTTTTCAAAGATCTTATTTATGAAATGATTATTGAAAAGCGGGTTGTTATGAATGTTTTATATAACGGAACAGAGCCAATCGCCATGTCAATTAATTTTGTGAGTGAAGATTCAATTTCGGTGGCTATACGAACCTTTGATATTGATTATAATAAATTGAATATTGGCAATATAGAAATCTATAAACTCATAGAATGGTGCTTAGCTAATGATATTAAAATTATAGATTTTTCAAAAGGTGAAAACTACTATAAAAAACGATGGACAGATACGCAATACCATTACGATTTTCACATTATATATGATTCAAAATCTCTTGTATCGCGCCTATTAGGCAATATATTGGTTCGTTTTTTTAAGTTTAAACAATATTTAAGAGATAAAAATGTGAACTCCTTGTATGTGAAACTTAAACACTTTAAAAAACGCTTATTGCGCCAAAGCTAG
- a CDS encoding proline dehydrogenase family protein, translating to MDKNTLFNNTEVAFALKNDAQLERAYFLFKMISNEPLVRIGTAATNFALKARLPVEGLIRSTVFDHFCGGVNEDDCLPVIDKMFTKGVSSVLDYSVEGKEEEATFDEARDKILKIIQFADEKESMPIVVFKPSGFGRFYLYQKKGEGQFFTQDEQAEWDRIVARFDMVCSLAKSKDVEVLIDGEESWMQDAADALCEDLMRKYNTDKPIVYNTLQCYRWDRLDYLKAIHQRALKDNFKVGLKIVRGAYMEKERERAEEKGYQSPICDTKEDTDKNFDACMTYILNHLQVMSIFIGTHNEQSCYLAMEMMTNLGIDKKDNNVWFGQLYGMSDHISFNLAEQGYNVAKYVPFGPVKDVMPYLIRRAEENTSVAGQTSRELNLLKQERKRRKL from the coding sequence ATGGATAAAAACACGCTTTTTAATAATACCGAAGTTGCATTTGCGCTTAAAAATGATGCACAACTAGAACGTGCTTACTTTTTGTTTAAAATGATTTCAAACGAACCTCTTGTGCGTATTGGAACCGCAGCGACTAATTTTGCCTTGAAAGCGAGACTCCCTGTAGAAGGTTTGATTCGTTCAACCGTATTTGATCACTTTTGTGGTGGTGTAAATGAAGATGATTGTCTGCCAGTAATTGATAAAATGTTCACCAAAGGCGTGAGTTCGGTTTTGGATTATTCTGTAGAAGGCAAAGAGGAGGAAGCAACGTTTGATGAAGCTAGAGATAAGATTTTAAAAATCATTCAGTTTGCCGATGAAAAAGAGTCCATGCCAATAGTGGTGTTTAAACCTTCAGGTTTCGGACGTTTTTATTTATATCAGAAAAAAGGAGAAGGACAATTCTTTACTCAAGATGAACAAGCCGAATGGGATCGCATTGTGGCCCGTTTTGATATGGTTTGCAGCCTAGCCAAATCAAAAGATGTTGAAGTCCTTATTGATGGCGAAGAAAGCTGGATGCAAGATGCTGCCGATGCCTTGTGTGAAGACCTCATGCGAAAGTACAATACCGATAAGCCTATTGTTTACAATACCTTACAATGCTACCGTTGGGACCGATTAGACTATCTTAAAGCCATACACCAACGAGCTCTAAAAGACAACTTTAAAGTGGGATTAAAAATTGTTCGTGGTGCCTATATGGAAAAAGAACGGGAGCGAGCAGAGGAGAAGGGCTATCAATCTCCAATATGTGATACCAAAGAAGATACCGATAAAAATTTCGATGCGTGTATGACGTATATTTTAAACCATTTGCAGGTGATGTCTATTTTTATTGGTACACATAATGAACAAAGTTGCTATCTGGCCATGGAAATGATGACCAATTTAGGCATCGACAAAAAAGATAATAATGTGTGGTTCGGACAACTCTACGGCATGAGTGATCATATCAGCTTTAATTTAGCAGAACAAGGCTATAACGTCGCCAAATATGTCCCTTTCGGACCCGTAAAAGACGTAATGCCCTATTTAATAAGACGAGCCGAAGAAAATACCTCTGTTGCCGGACAAACAAGTAGAGAGCTCAATCTACTAAAACAAGAAAGAAAACGTCGAAAATTATAA